CCTCACGCTCGGGTTCGTGCAGGGAGTGCCGACGACGCTCGACGGCAAACAGCTCGGCGCGCTCGCGATGGTCGAAGCCTTGAACAAGATCGGCGGACGCAACGGCATCGGCCGGATCGACATGGTCGAGAATCGCTTCGTCGGCATGAAGAGCCGCGGCGTGTACGAATCGCCGGGCATGACGATCCTGTACGATGCCCATCGCTACATCGAACAACTGACGATGGATCGCGACCTGATGCACCTCCGCGATCGGCTCGCGCCGGAAGTCGCCGAGATGGTGTACTACGGTTTTTGGTACCACGCCAAAATGGATGCCCTAATGGCGTTCATCGCCAACGCCCAACGGCACGTGACCGGCGAAGTCACCCTGCAACTCTACAAGGGGAACGTCATCCTTGCCGGCCGCACGAGCCCGAACAGCTTGTACGACGAAGGGATCGCCACGATGGAAGGGGGCGGCTCGTACAACCAAACCGACGCCGAAGGATTCCTCCGCATCATGGGCCTGCCGGGCCGCGTGCAAGGACGTGTCACTCCGCGAGCCTACTAAGCCGCGAACCTCCGCACGCTGCTCCGTGTCTTCTTTTTCGAACACTATTTATGTGGTAGGCCGTAACATGATTTGCTTAAACGTCGTACTGCAAGTGAAGTCGGCCGACGACATCGAAAAGGTGCGCGGGCATCTCATCGAGCAAGGGCGGCTCTCGCGCGCCGAGCCGGGCTGCCTCCGCTTCGAGGTCTACCACTCGCAAACCGACCCTGCGACGTTCATCCTGAACGAGCGCTGGGACACGCAAGCAAACCTCGACGCGCATCGTAAGGCGCAGGCCTACACGACGATCTACCAACCGCATGTGATCCCGCTCGTGAACCGCACGCCGCATCCGTCGACGCTGGTCGAATGAGCGCAGGCGCAGAAACGAAACCGTCGGGTGGTTTGTCGCCGGCCGCGAACGCTTCGCAACCGATCGATCCACCCTCGGGCTTCGTCTTCGGCGTCGCAGCGTATACTCTGTGGGGCATCATCCCGCTTTTCTTTCGGTTGCTCGCGGGCATCCCGCCGCTCGAAGTTCTCGCACATCGAGCTTGTTGGTCGTGCCTGGTGCTCGCCGTCGTCATCGTCGTGTTCGGGCGCGGTGGTGCGGTCGTCGCGGCGCTAAGCAATCGTCGCACGGTGCTGACGCTGCTCGGCAGCACGGCGCTGATCGCTTCGAATTGGTACACCTACATCTACGCGGTCGAGTCAAAGCAAGTCGTGCAGGCGGGGCTCGGCTACTTCATCACGCCGCTGGCGAACGTGCTGCTCGGGATGCTCGTGCTCGGCGAGCGATTGCGAAAGCTCCAGGTCATCGCGATCGTGCCCGCGGTGCTCGGCGTGGCGGTGTTGACCATGCAGACCGGGCAGGTCCCTTGGGTCGCGCTGTCGCTTGCCGTGACGTTCTCGATGTACGGATTGTTTCGCAAACTCGCCGCGGCCGATGCGCTGGTCGGGCTCTTCGTCGAGACGTCGTTCCTCGCCCCGCTCGCACTCGCCTACCTCGCCTACTTGGCAAGCAGCGGCGACGGTTCGTTCGCCTGGTCGCCGACGCGCGCTACCGGCTTACTGCTGCTCACCGGACCG
This portion of the Planctomycetia bacterium genome encodes:
- a CDS encoding antibiotic biosynthesis monooxygenase — encoded protein: MICLNVVLQVKSADDIEKVRGHLIEQGRLSRAEPGCLRFEVYHSQTDPATFILNERWDTQANLDAHRKAQAYTTIYQPHVIPLVNRTPHPSTLVE
- the rarD gene encoding EamA family transporter RarD, with amino-acid sequence MSAGAETKPSGGLSPAANASQPIDPPSGFVFGVAAYTLWGIIPLFFRLLAGIPPLEVLAHRACWSCLVLAVVIVVFGRGGAVVAALSNRRTVLTLLGSTALIASNWYTYIYAVESKQVVQAGLGYFITPLANVLLGMLVLGERLRKLQVIAIVPAVLGVAVLTMQTGQVPWVALSLAVTFSMYGLFRKLAAADALVGLFVETSFLAPLALAYLAYLASSGDGSFAWSPTRATGLLLLTGPVTTVPLLCFASAARLLRMTTLGFLQFIAPTLQVLVAVLLLGEPFTRAY